Proteins co-encoded in one Gossypium arboreum isolate Shixiya-1 chromosome 11, ASM2569848v2, whole genome shotgun sequence genomic window:
- the LOC108456066 gene encoding 3-ketoacyl-CoA synthase 5 encodes MLSWPTFFAFIIVAFETLFILQQWRHPIFHFLLLSYFFFAIKTYFLKSKQPRPVYLVDFSCYKPPSKCKVPFSSFIHHASMIEAFDTESVEFMAKTLVSSGLSQATYLPPALHCIPPKTHHRESINEAQMVLFPVMDDLLSKTKLSPHDIDILIVNCSGFCPSPSLSSIIINKYSMKSDIKSYNLSGMGCSAGTIGVDLAQNHLKTHENKTAIVLSTEILSTGWYSGHEKPKLILNCFFRMGGAGILLSNKKQAENTSKYKLIHSLRTQRAYDDTAYYAAYREEDSRGILGVTFNKDLLQAVSETLRSHITLLGSQILPFTEQLFHVISILRKKLIDKSAEIYTPSFKTVVQHFCLPSSGKPLIRELAKELNLNGRDIEPALMTLHRFGNQSSSSWWYELGYMEGRGRVKKGDKIWVLGLGTGIKCCSLVLECLRPIVEDNKKSPWSCCIQQYPIQV; translated from the coding sequence ATGCTATCTTGGCCAACTTTTTTTGCTTTCATTATCGTAGCATTTGAAACTTTATTCATCCTTCAACAATGGCGGCATCCTATTTTCCACTTCCTGCTACTATCTTACTTCTTTTTCGCCATTAAAACCTACTTTCTGAAGTCAAAGCAGCCTCGTCCTGTTTATCTCGTAGACTTCTCGTGTTACAAGCCACCGAGCAAATGTAAAGTCCCTTTCTCTTCCTTCATACACCATGCCTCCATGATCGAAGCTTTCGATACTGAAAGTGTCGAATTCATGGCCAAAACTTTGGTTTCTTCGGGATTAAGCCAAGCAACTTATCTTCCACCAGCTTTACATTGTATTCCACCGAAAACGCATCATCGAGAATCCATCAATGAAGCTCAAATGGTACTCTTCCCTGTAATGGATGATCTTTTATCAAAAACAAAACTATCCCCTCACGACATCGATATACTCATCGTCAACTGTAGTGGTTTTTGCCCTTCACCTTCTCTTTCTTCCATCATCATCAATAAATACTCCATGAAAAGTGATATCAAAAGCTATAATCTCTCCGGTATGGGCTGCAGTGCAGGAACCATCGGTGTCGATTTAGCTCAAAACCACCTCAAAACACATGAAAACAAAACCGCCATTGTTCTCAGCACTGAAATCTTATCCACCGGCTGGTATTCCGGTCACGAAAAACCCAAGCTAATCCTCAACTGCTTTTTCAGAATGGGTGGCGCCGGAATCTTACTGTCAAACAAAAAACAAGCAGaaaacacatcgaaatataagcTTATACACAGCTTAAGAACCCAAAGAGCTTACGATGATACAGCTTACTATGCCGCATACCGTGAAGAAGACTCTCGTGGGATACTCGGTGTCACGTTCAATAAAGATTTACTACAAGCCGTCAGTGAAACTCTTCGGTCACACATAACACTCCTCGGTTCCCAAATCTTACCATTTACTGAACAACTTTTCCATGTTATTTCGATCCTGCGTAAAAAACTCATCGATAAATCAGCAGAAATTTACACGCCGAGCTTCAAGACCGTAGTACAGCATTTCTGTTTGCCGAGTTCGGGGAAACCGTTGATAAGAGAGTTGGCTAAAGAGTTGAATCTTAATGGAAGGGATATTGAGCCTGCTTTAATGACATTACATAGGTTCGGGAACCAGTCGTCGTCTTCATGGTGGTATGAATTGGGTTACATGGAAGGGAGGGGGAGAGTGAAGAAAGGCGATAAGATTTGGGTTCTTGGATTGGGGACTGGAATTAAGTGTTGTAGTTTGGTTTTGGAGTGTTTGAGACCCATTGTTGAAGATAACAAGAAAAGCCCATGGAGTTGTTGTATTCAACAGTATCCTATTCAGGTCTAG
- the LOC108455918 gene encoding cytosolic sulfotransferase 10-like, protein MESSSVDKLSALINELPKQPWYGADLYNWKGFWYRPHHLSSTMAASSNFQAKDDDVILTSSMKTGTTWMKAIIPTIMNPVGRTDDDSLDPLLKHHPNELIPSLEIQVYSVNPHPDLSNMVSPRLFRTHMAYPLLPESIKTSGCKIVYITRDPKDTFVSTCHFMNSVIAARGVEPWPMSEAFESFCKGVHTFGPFHDHVLGYWKESLKRPEKICFMRYEDMKKDPKGEVKKLACFLGRPFEKDQEVEKVVWRCSLERLKNLEMNQHGVDPWLGIDYKHYFRRGIVGDWKNHFTDEMKEKLEQLTAMKFEGSGLSLGY, encoded by the coding sequence ATGGAGTCAAGCTCTGTAGATAAATTGTCTGCTTTGATTAATGAACTCCCTAAACAACCATGGTACGGTGCTGATCTTTACAATTGGAAAGGCTTCTGGTATAGGCCTCATCACCTTTCTTCCAccatggctgcaagttcaaacttCCAAGCTAAAGATGATGATGTAATTTTGACTTCATCCATGAAGACAGGCACTACATGGATGAAAGCTATTATCCCAACAATAATGAATCCCGTTGGTCGTACTGATGATGATAGCCTTGACCCTTTGCTCAAACATCACCCTAATGAGCTCATCCCATCACTGGAAATTCAAGTTTACAGTGTAAACCCTCATCCTGATCTTTCAAATATGGTTTCACCTAGGCTATTTCGAACCCATATGGCTTACCCTTTATTACCTGAATCCATTAAAACCTCCGGTTGTAAGATTGTGTATATTACTCGAGACCCAAAGGATACTTTTGTGTCAACTTGCCATTTTATGAACTCTGTGATTGCTGCTAGGGGGGTTGAACCATGGCCGATGAGTGAAGCTTTTGAGAGTTTTTGTAAAGGGGTGCATACTTTTGGACCGTTCCATGATCATGTTTTGGGGTATTGGAAAGAGAGTTTAAAGAGACCGGAAAAGATATGTTTTATGAGATATGAAGACATGAAGAAGGACCCAAAGGGGGAAGTGAAGAAGCTGGCATGTTTCCTCGGCAGGCCATTCGAGAAGGACCAAGAGGTGGAGAAAGTGGTGTGGAGGTGCAGCTTGGAAAGGCTAAAAAACTTGGAGATGAACCAACATGGAGTCGACCCTTGGTTGGGGATTGATTACAAGCATTATTTCAGGCGTGGGATTGTTGGGGATTGGAAGAACCACTTCACTGATGAGATGAAAGAGAAGTTGGAGCAGCTTACAGCCATGAAATTTGAGGGTTCTGGTCTGAGTTTGGGGTATTGA
- the LOC108455855 gene encoding MADS-box protein AGL42-like isoform X2 has protein sequence MVRGKIQMKRIENATSRQVTFSKRRNGLLKKAYELYVLCDAEVAVIIFSHKGKLYEFSSSDNMQNTIERYRQYKKDVQSNIPEFDRYTQQLRLEAENMAKKIEFLEVSKRRMLGQNLGSCSIDELQEVENQLERSLRNIRARKGYLFKEQILQLKAKNNGTTCSQQNAEVETELFLGLPENRCS, from the exons ATGGTGAGAGGCAAAATTCAGATGAAGCGAATTGAAAATGCAACGAGCCGGCAAGTCACCTTCTCTAAGCGACGAAACGGGTTGTTGAAGAAGGCTTATGAACTATATGTTCTATGCGATGCTGAAGTAGCTGTCATCATATTTTCTCATAAAGGAAAACTCTACGAGTTCTCAAGTTCCGA CAACATGCAAAACACCATAGAACGATACCGTCAGTACAAGAAAGATGTCCAGAGTAACATCCCTGAATTTGACAGATACACACAG CAACTAAGGCTTGAAGCAGAAAATATGGCCAAGAAGATTGAGTTCCTTGAGGTTTCTAAAAG GAGAATGTTGGGTCAAAATCTTGGTTCTTGTTCTATTGATGAACTTCAAGAGgttgaaaaccagcttgaacgcAGCTTAAGAAACATTAGGGCAAGAAAG GGCTATTTATTCAAGGAGCAGATACTGCAACTAAAAGCTAAG AACAATGGTACAACATGCAGCCAGCAGAACGCGGAGGTGGAGACAGAACTGTTCCTCGGGTTGCCGGAAAACCGCTGTTCCTAG
- the LOC108455855 gene encoding MADS-box protein AGL42-like isoform X1, with protein MVRGKIQMKRIENATSRQVTFSKRRNGLLKKAYELYVLCDAEVAVIIFSHKGKLYEFSSSDNMQNTIERYRQYKKDVQSNIPEFDRYTQQLRLEAENMAKKIEFLEVSKRRMLGQNLGSCSIDELQEVENQLERSLRNIRARKGYLFKEQILQLKAKERYMQEENAKLSAKNNGTTCSQQNAEVETELFLGLPENRCS; from the exons ATGGTGAGAGGCAAAATTCAGATGAAGCGAATTGAAAATGCAACGAGCCGGCAAGTCACCTTCTCTAAGCGACGAAACGGGTTGTTGAAGAAGGCTTATGAACTATATGTTCTATGCGATGCTGAAGTAGCTGTCATCATATTTTCTCATAAAGGAAAACTCTACGAGTTCTCAAGTTCCGA CAACATGCAAAACACCATAGAACGATACCGTCAGTACAAGAAAGATGTCCAGAGTAACATCCCTGAATTTGACAGATACACACAG CAACTAAGGCTTGAAGCAGAAAATATGGCCAAGAAGATTGAGTTCCTTGAGGTTTCTAAAAG GAGAATGTTGGGTCAAAATCTTGGTTCTTGTTCTATTGATGAACTTCAAGAGgttgaaaaccagcttgaacgcAGCTTAAGAAACATTAGGGCAAGAAAG GGCTATTTATTCAAGGAGCAGATACTGCAACTAAAAGCTAAG GAAAGATATATGCAAGAGGAGAATGCCAAGTTATCTGCTAAG AACAATGGTACAACATGCAGCCAGCAGAACGCGGAGGTGGAGACAGAACTGTTCCTCGGGTTGCCGGAAAACCGCTGTTCCTAG
- the LOC108455855 gene encoding MADS-box protein SOC1-like isoform X3 has protein sequence MVRGKIQMKRIENATSRQVTFSKRRNGLLKKAYELYVLCDAEVAVIIFSHKGKLYEFSSSDNMQNTIERYRQYKKDVQSNIPEFDRYTQQLRLEAENMAKKIEFLEVSKRRMLGQNLGSCSIDELQEVENQLERSLRNIRARKGYLFKEQILQLKAKIYARGECQVIC, from the exons ATGGTGAGAGGCAAAATTCAGATGAAGCGAATTGAAAATGCAACGAGCCGGCAAGTCACCTTCTCTAAGCGACGAAACGGGTTGTTGAAGAAGGCTTATGAACTATATGTTCTATGCGATGCTGAAGTAGCTGTCATCATATTTTCTCATAAAGGAAAACTCTACGAGTTCTCAAGTTCCGA CAACATGCAAAACACCATAGAACGATACCGTCAGTACAAGAAAGATGTCCAGAGTAACATCCCTGAATTTGACAGATACACACAG CAACTAAGGCTTGAAGCAGAAAATATGGCCAAGAAGATTGAGTTCCTTGAGGTTTCTAAAAG GAGAATGTTGGGTCAAAATCTTGGTTCTTGTTCTATTGATGAACTTCAAGAGgttgaaaaccagcttgaacgcAGCTTAAGAAACATTAGGGCAAGAAAG GGCTATTTATTCAAGGAGCAGATACTGCAACTAAAAGCTAAG ATATATGCAAGAGGAGAATGCCAAGTTATCTGCTAA
- the LOC108455368 gene encoding protein HOTHEAD-like — protein sequence MGFEFWMFLSLVYVSHFHFHGLSLAEKAPYYSFVHEAAMAPEVSFYDYIIIGGGTAGCPLAATLSESANVLVLERGGSPYENPSKPDKGNFFPNLLDVSPSSYAQEFTSEDGVYNARARVLGGGSVINAGFYSRAEPEFLKQTGLNEALVNYSYQWVEKKIAFEPSMLQWQSALRDGLLEAGVLPNNGFTFDHIYGTKIGGTIFDGDDHRHTAADLLEYANPYRIKVYLHATVEKIIFETKVFSRTRAQGVVFEDELGKKHWALLTKDYKSEVILSAGALGSPQLLMLSGIGPSQQLKKFGIKVVMDQPLVGQGLVDNPLNFLLVPSPSPVELSLVSFVGITRFGSYIEACSGISFTPSWSRSVAKALAAILNQTEQSSTKLFQEGILNPESLLDTRIRGGIIFEKVKDPISSGYLELRNMNPRDNPKVTFNYFQAPEDLMKCVHGVKIAIDAVYSKSFSNFRYEILSAKALLELIVNLPLNQRPRHLTSAFSLEKFCMDTVMTIWHYHGGCRLGKVVDRDYKVLGVEALRIVDGSTFTSSPGTNPQATVMMLGRYMGLKILQERYFGKYRKK from the exons ATGGGTTTCGAATTTTGGATGTTTCTTTCACTTGTTTATGtctctcattttcattttcatggcCTCTCTCTCGCAGAGAAAG CTCCGTATTACAGCTTTGTTCATGAAGCAGCGATGGCGCCAGAAGTGTCGTTTTACGACTACATAATCATCGGTGGTGGGACCGCAGGTTGTCCCTTGGCAGCGACGTTGTCTGAAAGTGCGAACGTTTTAGTCTTGGAAAGAGGAGGGTCGCCTTACGAGAATCCTAGCAAGCCGGACAAAGGGAATTTCTTCCCAAATTTATTAGACGTCTCCCCCAGTTCGTATGCTCAAGAGTTCACCTCCGAGGATGGTGTGTACAATGCCCGAGCGCGTGTGCTTGGTGGTGGATCGGTGATTAACGCAGGGTTTTACTCGCGTGCTGAACCTGAGTTCTTGAAACAAACCGGTTTGAATGAAGCTTTGGTTAATTATTCATACCAATGGGTTGAAAAGAAGATAGCTTTCGAACCATCTATGTTACAATGGCAATCTGCATTACGAGATGGGCTACTCGAAGCCGGAGTTTTGCCGAATAACGGGTTTACATTTGATCATATTTACGGGACTAAAATTGGTGGAACTATTTTTGATGGGGATGATCATAGACATACAGCAGCAGATTTACTAGAGTATGCTAATCCATACAGGATTAAGGTTTACTTGCATGCCACGGTAGAAAAGATTATATTTGAAACAAAAG TTTTTTCAAGAACAAGAGCTCAAGGGGTTGTTTTCGAAGACGAATTGGGGAAGAAACATTGGGCGTTGTTGACAAAAGATTATAAAAGCGAGGTGATCTTATCGGCAGGTGCCCTTGGAAGCCCACAGTTGTTGATGTTAAGTGGCATAGGCCCTTCTCAGCAGCTTAAGAAATTTGGTATCAAAGTGGTGATGGACCAACCCCTGGTGGGTCAAGGACTGGTTGATAATCCGCTCAACTTTCTGTTGGTTCCATCTCCGAGTCCTGTTGAGCTCTCACTCGTTTCGTTCGTTGGCATCACCCGGTTCGGCAGTTATATTGAAGCTTGTAGTGGGATAAGTTTCACTCCCTCTTGGTCTCGTAGTGTTGCTAAAGCCTTGGCTGCTATCTTAAACCAG ACCGAGCAGAGTAGTACTAAGCTGTTTCAAGAAGGGATACTGAACCCCGAGTCACTCCTCGACACGAGGATACGAGGCGGAATTATTTTTGAGAAAGTGAAAGACCCGATTTCCTCCGGTTATCTTGAGCTTCGGAACATGAATCCCCGTGACAACCCCAAGGTGACCTTCAACTATTTCCAGGCACCAGAGGACTTGATGAAGTGCGTGCACGGCGTGAAAATTGCTATAGACGCTGTATATTCCAAGTCATTCTCGAATTTCCGTTATGAAATCTTGTCGGCTAAGGCTCTCCTAGAACTGATCGTTAACCTTCCCCTTAATCAAAGACCTAGGCACCTTACTTCGGCATTCTCCTTGGAAAAATTCTGCATGGACACCGTGATGACAATTTGGCACTATCACGGAGGCTGCCGCCTTGGCAAGGTTGTCGATCGCGACTACAAGGTCCTCGGTGTGGAGGCCTTAAGGATTGTTGATGGATCCACGTTTACTTCCTCCCCTGGGACTAATCCTCAAGCTACTGTTATGATGCTTGGAAG ATACATGGGATTGAAGATACTGCAAGAAAGATATTTTGGGAAGTATCGGAAGAAATAG